In Asanoa sp. WMMD1127, one genomic interval encodes:
- a CDS encoding helix-turn-helix domain-containing protein, with the protein MLDRIADKWSLLVVALLDNRKLRFTELRREIDGISQRMLTVTLRHLERDGLVRRTVHPTVPPRVDYELTPLGVTLHATVQTLVAWTDANQREIAAARAAYDKREAEAATL; encoded by the coding sequence ATCCTCGACCGCATCGCCGACAAGTGGTCGCTGCTCGTGGTGGCGCTGCTCGACAACCGGAAGCTGCGCTTCACCGAGCTCCGCCGCGAGATCGACGGCATCAGCCAGCGCATGCTGACCGTGACGCTGCGCCACCTGGAGCGCGACGGTCTGGTCCGCCGCACGGTCCACCCGACGGTGCCGCCGCGGGTGGACTACGAGTTGACGCCGCTGGGCGTCACCCTGCACGCGACGGTGCAGACCCTGGTCGCCTGGACGGACGCGAACCAACGCGAGATCGCGGCCGCGCGAGCGGCCTACGACAAACGCGAAGCCGAGGCCGCCACCCTCTGA